A genomic segment from Nicotiana tabacum cultivar K326 chromosome 7, ASM71507v2, whole genome shotgun sequence encodes:
- the LOC142162067 gene encoding uncharacterized protein LOC142162067 encodes MGMQLLIDVIDKPTKIIPSENDDQGTKVYQKHLEECLAIKHFILASMSSELQRKHQNMDPTAIIEHLKKMVGTQLDIEKSSVGSLVNHMIVLIEEHEKLGYKLGKELSEDLILQSVYDAE; translated from the exons ATGGGGATGcaattg ctcattgatgtgatcgataagcctACAAAGATAATCCCATCAGAGAATGATGATCAAGGCACCAAGGTTTATCAGAAACACTTGGAAGAATGCCTTGCTATTAAACATttcattctcgcttctatgagttctgaactCCAGAGGAAACATCAAAATATGGATCCAACTGCAATCATTGAACATCTTAAGAAGATGGTTGGTACACAGTTGGATATTGAAAAATCTTCAGTTGGATCCCTTGTCAATCATATGATTGTTCTTATCGAAGAACATGAGAAGTTGGGGTACAAGCTTGGTAAAGAGCtttctgaagatttgatcttgcagtcagTATATGATGCTGAATGA
- the LOC107774957 gene encoding divinyl chlorophyllide a 8-vinyl-reductase, chloroplastic-like, translating to MSAFAPFSKLTLQSTKDHNFKQLLSSHFINHVQVSTVPYAIPFLSVNVPFRVNSRKLKPITALAASTIESPKISFRGKNPKDIKVLVVGSTGYIGKFVVKELINKGFNVIAIAREKSGIKGKNSKDDTLEQLNGANVCFSDVTNLESLEKSVENLGVPIDVVVSCLASRNGGVKDSWLIDYEATKNSLVAGKKFGASHFVLLSAICVQKPLLEFQRAKLKFEAELMKEAEMDDGFTYSIVRPTAFFKSLGGQVELVKDGKPYVMFGDGKLCACKPISEQDLASFIADCVLKEDKINQVLPIGGPGKALTPLEQAEILFKLVGKEPKFLKVPIEIMDFAIGLLDFLVKIFPSLEDAAEFGKIGRYYAAESMLVWDPETGEYNADATPSYGKDTLEDFFQKVLKEGMAGQELGEQTIF from the coding sequence atgtcTGCTTTTGCTCCTTTTAGTAAACTTACACTTCAATCAACTAAAGACCATAACTTTAAGCAACTTTTGTCATCTCATTTCATCAATCATGTTCAGGTAAGTACAGTCCCTTATGCAATTCCTTTTCTTTCTGTGAATGTACCCTTTAGAGTTAATTCAAGAAAGCTTAAACCAATCACAGCTTTAGCTGCCTCTACTATTGAAAGCCCCAAGATTTCATTCAGAGGTAAAAATCCAAAAGATATTAAAGTTTTAGTTGTGGGGTCAACTGGTTACATTGGAAAATTTGTGGTTAAGGAGTTAATTAATAAAGGGTTTAATGTTATAGCTATTGCTAGAGAAAAAAGTGGTATTAAAGGAAAGAACAGTAAAGATGATACCTTGGAACAATTAAATGGAGCTAATGTGTGTTTTTCTGATGTTACTAATTTGGAGAGTTTGGAGAAAAGTGTGGAGAATTTAGGGGTTCCAATTGATGTTGTTGTGTCTTGCCTTGCTAGTAGAAACGGTGGGGTAAAAGATTCTTGGTTGATTGATTATGAGGCAACAAAGAATAGTCTTGTTGCTGGGAAAAAATTTGGGGCTTCACATTTCGTTTTGTTGTCTGCAATTTGTGTGCAAAAACCCCTTCTTGAATTTCAAAGAGCTAAGCTTAAATTCGAGGCGGAGTTGatgaaagaagctgaaatggaTGATGGTTTTACTTATAGCATTGTTAGGCCAACTGCATTTTTCAAGAGCTTAGGAGGTCAGGTTGAATTGGTGAAAGATGGGAAACCTTATGTGATGTTTGGTGATGGAAAGTTGTGCGCTTGTAAGCCGATAAGCGAGCAAGATTTGGCTTCTTTTATTGCTGATTGTGTATTGAAAGAGGATAAAATCAATCAAGTTTTGCCAATTGGAGGACCGGGGAAGGCGTTGACGCCATTAGAGCAAGCGGAAATTTTGTTTAAACTTGTGGGGAAAGAACCAAAGTTTCTTAAGGTTCCTATTGAAATAATGGACTTTGCGATTGGGTTGCTTGACTTCCTTGTAAAAATATTTCCATCGTTGGAAGATGCGGCCGAGTTTGGGAAGATTGGGAGGTATTATGCAGCGGAGAGTATGTTGGTTTGGGATCCTGAGACCGGGGAATATAATGCCGACGCGACACCTAGTTATGGAAAAGATACATTGGAAGATTTTTTTCAGAAAGTACTCAAAGAAGGAATGGCTGGTCAGGAGTTAGGGGAGCAAACAATATTCTAA